Proteins from one Triticum aestivum cultivar Chinese Spring chromosome 7A, IWGSC CS RefSeq v2.1, whole genome shotgun sequence genomic window:
- the LOC123151950 gene encoding uncharacterized protein — protein sequence MASGSVPLARTRRGMVSCVHNLNCRAEDAPHLPLDLENAVYELIVGFYDQAFDRLPCGRVPGLHDLLATAGSCLGLLDLVSNIILNTLALLPEGAAAAASTSPPASKRSKRQVRNAWQWHEIANRSCQSLLAFLMVYFGCLEKEQAARYLYWADANLSLAVMLVQHDLYVEGEEALLDPEPDRTQAALQWAATMAGHPSPGVLTKLMSSRLKEDDFHLLEKLLFSAADTPLKVDDVGAIDPILRMIMSPPCVATIINTRKGPILHVRKNLDAVCSTAPATTEDTRITSTALCWDGKPISSLQCGLPNKLQRCLGRADGLEQYLKTTPCSSDACDYLQTLKMRLHSMIHNFCIKALKMLPTPSGSLMRGFLMAGHCYGSMDPVSNIIVNSIWYNSQGCPLSESDRSKIEQYNDILDPLSLLRTQVHSLKGLMELAALAGPQFSTEACALELLCGARCDIVDMLPLSPEMLEKKNPFHEAAKAAGHPLPLQLGELHMLLLRMPDERSALLSFMTEARTGRTVLRLDDMTVLLRRVWHRNTAAKTGRIVQDPELFPEYRRLVSSMRSQYEEGRSWFRPKIEQVLKDYTTQHFWEPQYKLDIICGVEEINQSCPPSGKMCYRVNFTATSELQLERMLFFAEFLFSGGPRPETCCPLPYEYAGRCYSGVLTARKIVYPDDAKYIPHDITHDGTCHVDDMLEMDVVLSSEMDMKLVEKLKKMRTEE from the exons ATGGCGTCTGGCTCTGTTCCCCTTGCGAGGACTAGGAGGGGGATGGtgtcttgcgtgcacaacctcaacTGCCGCGCTGAGGACGCGCCTCATCTCCCCCTCGACCTGGAAAACGCCGTCTACGAGCTCATCGTCGGCTTCTACGACCAGGCGTTCGACCGGCTGCCCTGCGGGAGAGTTCCGGGcctccacgacctcctcgccaccgccgGCTCCTGCCTCGGTCTCCTCGACCTTGTCTCTAACATCATCCTCAACACCCTCGCCCTCCTTCCCGAaggcgccgccgcagccgcctccACCTCTCCACCCGCCTCAAAGAGGTCCAAAAGACAAGTGCGCAACGCCTGGCAGTGGCACGAAATTGCAAACAGGTCCTGCCAAAGTCTCCTGGCCTTCCTCATGGTATACTTTGGATGCCTCGAAAAGGAACAGGCCGCCCGCTACCTCTATTGGGCTGACGCCAATCTCAGCCTCGCCGTCATGCTCGTCCAACACGATCTGTATGTGGAGGGTGAAGAAGCGCTGCTGGACCCTGAACCCGATAGGACGCAGGCCGCCCTGCAGTGGGCGGCCACCATGGCCGGTCACCCTTCCCCTGGCGTTTTGACTAAGCTCATGTCATCCCGGCTCAAAGAGGACGACTTTCACCTTCTGGAGAAGCTACTCTTTTCAGCAGCAGATACCCCTCTCAAGGTTGATGATGTCGGAGCAATCGACCCCATATTGCGCATGATTATGAGCCCGCCCTGTGTTGCCACCATAATCAATACCAGAAAAGGGCCGATTCTCCATGTCCGTAAGAACCTCGACGCCGTGTGCTCGACCGCCCCCGCCACTACAGAGGACACCAGGATCACCTCCACAGCCCTCTGCTGGGACGGAAAACCCATCTCGTCGCTGCAGTGCGGACTGCCTAACAAGCTGCAACGTTGCCTGGGAAGAGCAGATGGTCTGGAACAATATTTGAAGACGACCCCGTGCAGCAGTGATGCCTGCGATTACCTGCAAACTCTAAAGATGCGCCTCCACAGTATGATTCACAACTTCTGCATCAAGGCGCTCAAGATGCTGCCCACGCCATCCGGCTCGCTCATGCGCGGCTTCCTCATGGCGGGCCACTGCTACGGCTCCATGGACCCTGTCTCCAACATTATCGTCAACTCCATCTGGTACAACAGCCAAGGCTGCCCTCTCTCAGAGTCTGATCGCAGCAAGATTGAGCAATACAATGACATACTGGACCCCCTATCTCTTCTCCGCACACAGGTCCACTCCCTCAAGGGCCTTATGGAGCTCGCCGCATTAGCCGGCCCCCAGTTCTCAACAGAGGCTTGTGCTCTGGAGTTGCTCTGCGGTGCAAGATGTGACATCGTTGACATGTTGCCATTATCGCCAGAGATGCTTGAAAAGAAGAACCCCTtccatgaagctgccaaggccgctGGACACCCTCTACCGCTTCAGCTGGGTGAACTGCACATGCTGCTGCTGCGTATGCCCGATGAGCGAAGCGCGCTGCTCTCCTTTATGACCGAGGCTCGAACTGGCCGTACTGTGTTGCGCCTTGATGACATGACAGTTCTTCTTAGGCGTGTGTGGCACAGAAACACGGCTGCTAAAACTGGCCGCATTGTGCAAGATCCTGAACTTTTTCCAGAGTATCGGAGGTTGGTGTCTAGCATGAGATCACAGTATGAGGAGGGGAGGAGCTGGTTCCGTCCAAAGATTGAACAGGTGCTGAAGGATTACACGACCCAGCATTTTTGG GAACCACAGTATAAACTTGATATTATCTGTGGCGTGGAGGAAATCAACCAAAGCTGCCCCCCCTCGGGTAAGATGTGCTACCGCGTGAACTTCACTGCTACTTCTGAATTGCAGCTTGAGAGGATGCTATTCTTCGCCGAGTTTTTGTTCTCAGGTGGGCCAAGGCCAGAGACCTGCTGCCCTCTACCCTATGAGTATGCAG GTCGTTGCTACTCTGGCGTGCTTACCGCAAGGAAAATTGTGTATCCAGATGACGCCAAATACATCCCGCACGATATCACCCATGACGGAACCTGCCACGTGGATGACATGCTAGAGATGGACGTCGTCCTCAGTTCGGAGATGGACATGAAGCTTGTGGAGAAACTCAAGAAGATGCGCACTGAAGAGTGA